The following coding sequences lie in one Oryza brachyantha chromosome 10, ObraRS2, whole genome shotgun sequence genomic window:
- the LOC102722148 gene encoding caffeoylshikimate esterase-like produces MPHVQSAPAAGMSAASAPAPAPRRWEGVDLALERMVLRACLDQAPDRRRVREAFKDVQLSIDHCLFKGQYSDIGTKESYEKNSRGVEIFSKCWYPEKHRMKAIVCLCHGYGDTCTFFLDGIARKIASAGYRVFALDYPGFGLSEGLHGYIPSFDTLVDDVAEHFTKVKENPEHRALPSFLFGQSMGGAVALKIHFKQPNEWDGAILVAPMCKIADDVIPPWPVQQVLIFMARLLPKEKLVPQKDLAELAFKEKNKQEQCSYNVIAYKDKPRLRTALEMLNTTKEIESRLEEVSLPIIILHGEGDLVTDPAVSKELYDKAKSSDKTLRLYKEAYHAILEGEPDETIFQVLDDIISWLDQRSTKKAPLS; encoded by the exons ATGCCGCACGTGCAGTCTGCCCCCGCGGCGGGGatgtcggcggcgtcggcgcccgcgcccgcgccgcggaggTGGGAGGGGGTGGACCTGGCGCTGGAGCGGATGGTGCTCAGGGCGTGCCTCGACCAGGcccccgaccgccgccgcgtccgcgaGGCCTTCAAGGACGTGCAGCTCAGCATCGACCACTGCCTCTTCAAG GGACAGTATAGCGATATTGGAACAAAGGAG TCGTATGAGAAAAACTCCAGGGGTGTGGAGATTTTCTCAAAATGTTGGTATCCAGAGAAGCATCGTATGAAAGCAATTGTTTGTCTCTGCCATGGTTATGGAGATACCTGTACCTTTTTTCTCGATG GTATCGCTAGGAAGATTGCTTCAGCTGGATATAGGGTGTTTGCATTGGATTACCCTGGTTTTGGTCTATCAGAAGGACTTCATGGATATATACCAAGTTTTGACACTCTTGTTGATGATGTTGCAGAACATTTTACTAAGGTCAAAG AAAATCCTGAACATAGAGCTCTTCCAAGCTTTCTGTTTGGTCAATCTATGGGTGGCGCAGTTGCGTTGAAGATTCATTTTAAGCAACCAAATGAATGGGATGGTGCAATACTAGTTGCACCCATGTGCAAG ATTGCAGATGATGTGATTCCACCTTGGCCTGTTCAACAAGTCCTAATTTTTATGGCTAGACTTCTTCCAAAAGAGAAGCTTGTTCCACAAAAAGATTTAGCAGAGTTGGCTTTCAAGGAGAAGAACAAACAGGAGCAG TGTTCTTATAATGTGATTGCCTACAAGGATAAACCACGACTCAGAACAGCTTTGGAGATGCTGAACACCACAAAGGAAATTGAGAGTCGTTTGGAGGAG GTTTCTCTGCCTATTATCATTTTGCATGGTGAGGGTGACTTGGTTACAGACCCAGCTGTGAGTAAAGAGCTCTATGATAAAGCGAAGAGCTCAGACAAGACGCTTCGCCTTTATAAAGAAGCATATCATGCTATATTGGAAGGTGAACCAGACGAGACAATTTTTCAAGTTCTCGATGATATAATTTCTTGGCTGGATCAACGTTCGACAAAGAAAGCTCCATTGTCATAA
- the LOC102722705 gene encoding cysteine-rich receptor-like protein kinase 10, with amino-acid sequence MISVPLFLALVPLAAGELLAQFCGNGINFTANGTYQSNLASLAATLPSNVSSSPNLFATATAGGAPDTVYALALCRGDVTSATACGDCVAASFQNASRTCPMDRSATIFYDDCLLRFSGDGGFLAPPNITENATLFQYWNQENILGDAGVVAGNVRELLNETARAAATTARRFATGFMDASSVSIPTLYSLTQCTPDLTSGDCLACLRRLIDMMNSTTSVRVGGRILVLRCNLRFEKFVFYSGEPTLRVTPPGSSPAPDPITPIKINWHADYVGTFFNLGNKSKSVVIAAIVSPVAAVALCLIVCYCFRSRRFREGKRLQKRRSRRFQGEDELVWEMEGEISEFSVFDFHQVLVATDNFSEEKKLGEGGFGPVYKGLLSEGLEIAVKRLASHSGQGFIEFKNEVQLIAKLQHRNLVRLLGCCSQGEEKILVYEYLPNKSLDFYIFDAKRTALLDWNKRLAIIEGIAQGLLYLHKHSRLRVIHRDLKPSNILLDSEMNPKISDFGLAKIFSSNSNEGTTRRVAGTYGYMAPEYASEGHFSPKSDVFSFGVIILEIISGKRNASVHQCEDFINLLGYAWKLFAEERWLELVDASVVPNCQSSCMMRCINIALLCVQENAIDRPTMSDVVAMLTSESMVLDEPKHPAYFHVRVTNHDESSTYGTSSAKM; translated from the exons ATGATCAGCGTCCCGCTCTTCCTTGCCCTcgtgccgctcgccgccggtgaacTACTGGCGCAGTTCTGCGGAAACGGTATCAACTTCACGGCCAACGGAACCTACCAGTCCAACCTCGCGAGCCTCGCAGCCACCCTCCCGAGCAACGTATCCTCCTCCCCGAACCTCTTCGccacggccaccgccggcggaGCCCCCGACACGGTGTACGCGCTCGCGCTCTGCCGCGGTGACGTCACCAGCGCCACCGCCTGCGGCGACTGCGTCGCGGCCTCGTTCCAGAACGCCAGCCGGACGTGCCCGATGGACAGATCGGCGACCATCTTCTACGACGACTGCCTCCTCCGcttctccggcgacggcggcttcCTCGCCCCGCCCAACATCACGGAGAACGCCACGCTTTTCCAGTACTGGAACCAGGAGAACATCCtaggcgacgccggcgtcgtcgccggcaacGTCCGTGAGCTGCTGAACGAGACTGCCCGGGCCGCGgccacgacggcgaggcggttCGCCACCGGCTTCATGGACGCCAGCAGCGTGTCCATCCCGACGCTCTACTCGCTGACGCAGTGCACGCCGGACCTGACCTCCGGCGACTGCCTGGCGTGCCTCCGGCGCCTCATCGACATGATGAACTCCACCACGTCGGTGCGCGTGGGAGGACGCATCCTTGTGCTCCGGTGCAATCTCAGGTTTGAGAAGTTCGTCTTCTACTCCGGCGAGCCCACGCTGCGTGTGACGCCACCTGGCTCATCTCCGGCGCCGGATCCCATCACTCCTATCAAGA TTAATTGGCATGCTGATTATGTCGGAACATTCTTTAATTTAGGAAACAAGAGCAAATCCGTGGTAATTGCTGCGATTGTATCTCCTGTAGCGGCAGTAGCTCTCTGCTTGATCGTCTGTTACTGTTTTCGGTCAAGAAGGTTCAGAGAAG GCAAGAGGCTGCAAAAAAGGCGTAGTAGGAGGTTCCAAGGAGAAGATGAACTAGTTTGGGAAATGGAAGGAGAGATTTCAGAGTTTTCGGTTTTTGACTTTCATCAGGTCTTGGTGGCGACAGATAActtttctgaagaaaaaaagctTGGAGAAGGTGGATTTGGCCCTGTATACAAG ggTCTGCTTTCTGAGGGATTGGAGATAGCAGTTAAGAGACTTGCTTCACATTCAGGACAAGGTTTCATAGAGTTCAAAAATGAAGTCCAACTCATAGCCAAACTACAACACAGGAATTTGGTTAGGCTCTTGGGATGCTGCTctcaaggagaagaaaaaatctTGGTCTATGAATACTTGCCAAATAAAAGTTTGGACTTCTATATTTTTG ATGCAAAAAGAACAGCATTACTAGATTGGAACAAACGTCTAGCGATAATCGAAGGAATAGCACAAGGACTTCTGTACCTACATAAACACTCCCGATTACGTGTCATTCATCGAGATCTTAAACCAAGTAATATTCTCCTGGACAGTGAAATGAATCccaaaatttcagattttgggCTAGCAAAAATATTTAGCTCAAACAGCAATGAAGGGACTACAAGAAGAGTGGCTGGGACATA TGGTTACATGGCTCCTGAGTATGCTTCCGAGGGCCACTTCTCTCCCAAATCTGATGTATTCAGCTTTGGTGTTATCATTCTTGAGATCATTAGCGGAAAAAGGAATGCTAGTGTACATCAATGTGAAGACTTCATCAATCTCCTTGGATAT GCATGGAAGTTATTTGCAGAGGAAAGATGGCtcgaacttgttgatgcatCAGTGGTTCCAAATTGTCAGTCATCGTGTATGATGAGGTGCATTAACATTGCATTATTGTGCGTACAAGAGAATGCAATCGACCGACCGACCATGTCAGATGTCGTTGCAATGTTAACCAGTGAAAGTATGGTCCTTGATGAGCCTAAACATCCAGCATATTTCCATGTAAGGGTGACAAATCATGATGAATCATCCACATATGGGACATCCAGTGCCAAGATGTGA